A region from the Drosophila ananassae strain 14024-0371.13 chromosome 2L, ASM1763931v2, whole genome shotgun sequence genome encodes:
- the LOC6503424 gene encoding ABC transporter G family member 20 translates to MDAAADGVPPTAPAATATTANSDLDLAARRRLFTSQPSTLATRRQQAVCVRRAHKMYGSSKNPNVVLDGLNMTVPKGSIYGLLGASGCGKTTLLSCIVGRRRLNSGEIWVLGGRPGSRGSGVPGPRIGYMPQEIALYGEFTMRETLIYFGIISAMARSDIEDRTEFLLKLLNLPNGSKFVKNLSGGQQRRMSLAVALLHEPELLILDEPTVGVDPVLRQSIWDHLVDIAKNGHTTVIITTHYIDECAQAHMIGLLRGGKMLAEESPEYLRQQYNAESLEDVFLKLSVLQNMGKRRRSSIAQEIVEQVTVPAISNPALDMSDEQHAAEISGEFGDNISMSSAARDPISSTAPAAPPLPPVQETPTSFWYNLHVMQSHHLHALIWKNFLWMMRNVGVMLFIVGLPVVQILLFCYAIGHDPTGIKLAVANHEMSEEMIMQQFCPVHTGCNQTMLSCRYIDMLVKNKSMVVKYLKDDEAAYEEVRRGKAWAALVIQPNYTESLMERVEEGRYAEDGTIESSDLNVRMDWSNQQISQMLYRDLQYTFFSFVENMLTDCEMNPKLGRVPVEWEQPIYGYRNPNFTDFAAPGVILTIIFFLSVAITSGAMLIERNEGMLERCLVAGITGPEILLSQVVTQFTVMLSQTIFVLIVSFYFFELTLVGDIWLVVALCILNGLCGMSFGFVISCAVDTERTATYVAMGSFLPIVMLCGIIWPIEGMFPLLQFATAFLPLTKPTESMRSILQRGWGIDNPAVYNGFISISSWVLVFLILTILLLKFKKG, encoded by the exons ATGGACGCCGCTGCCGACGGAGTACCGCCAACGgcgccagcagcaacagcgacGACGGCCAACAGTGATCTGGATTTGGCGGCCCGCCGCCGGCTCTTTACTTCACAGCCCTCAACGTTGGCAACACGACGCCAGCAGGCCGTTTGCGTCCGACGGGCCCACAAAATGTACGGCAGCAGCAAGAATCCCAACGTAGTGCTCGACGGCCTGAACATGACAGTGCCCAAGGGATCCAT ATACGGTCTCCTGGGCGCCTCTGGATGTGGAAAAACAACGCTTCTCAGCTGCATCGTTGGACGACGTCGCCTCAATTCGGGCGAGATTTGGGTGCTCGGCGGACGACCCGGTTCGCGTGGTTCCGGTGTGCCAGGACCCCGGATTGGTTATATGCCACAG GAGATAGCCCTTTACGGCGAATTCACAATGCGTGAAACTTTAATCTACTTCGGCATCATTTCGGCCATGGCCCGCAGTGACATCGAGGATCGCACCGAATTCCTGCTCAAATTGCTCAATTTGCCAAATGGCTCGAAATTTGTCAAGAATCTGAGCGGAGGCCAGCAGCGTCGGATGAGCCTGGCAGTGGCCCTGCTACATGAGCCGGAGCTGCTTATTTTGGATGAGCCGACAGTGGGAGTGGATCCagttttgcgacagag CATCTGGGATCATTTGGTGGACATTGCCAAAAATGGCCACACGACTGTGATAATCACAACACATTACATCGACGAATGTGCCCAGGCACATATG ATTGGCTTGTTGCGCGGTGGCAAAATGTTGGCCGAAGAATCGCCAGAGTATCTTCGTCAGCAATATAACGCCGAGTCCCTGGAGGACGTCTTCCTAAAGCTCTCCGTGCTCCAGAATATGGGTAAACGACGTCGATCCTCTATTGCCCAGGAGATTGTCGAACAGGTGACCGTGCCGGCTATTTCCAATCCTGCTCTGGATATGTCTGATGAGCAGCATGCCGCTGAGATTTCCGGCGAGTTCGGTGACAACATTTCGATGTCCTCAGCTGCCCGGGATCCGATCAGCAGCACTGCCCCAGCAGCACCTCCGCTGCCCCCGGTCCAGGAGACACCCACTTCCTTTTGGTACAACCTTCATGTGATGCAGTCCCATCATCTGCACGCCCTTATTTGGAAGAACTTCTTGTGGATGATGCGCAACGTTGG GGTGATGCTGTTCATTGTGGGCCTGCCCGTGGTGCAGATACTGCTGTTCTGCTACGCAATTGGCCATGATCCGACTGGCATCAAATTGGCTGTGGCGAATCACGAGATGAGCGAGGAAATGATTATGCAACAATTCTGCCCAGTGCACACCGGATGCAATCAAACGATGCTGAGCTGCCGTTATATCGATATGCTGGTCAAGAACAAGAGCATGGTTGTG AAATATCTAAAAGACGACGAAGCCGCCTATGAGGAGGTGAGAAGAGGAAAAGCCTGGGCCGCCTTGGTAATCCAGCCGAATTATACAGAGTCCTTGATGGAACGTGTTGAAGAAGGGCGCTATGCGGAAGACGGAACCATTGAGTCCTCGGACTTAAACGTGCGGATGGACTGGTCAA ATCAGCAAATCTCGCAGATGCTGTACCGCGATCTCCAGTACACATTCTTTAGCTTCGTGGAAAATATGTTGACGGACTGCGAAATGAACCCGAAACTGGGACGAGTGCCTGTGGAGTGGGAGCAGCCCATCTACGGTTACCGGAATCCTAACTTTACGGACTTTGCTGCTCCTGGTGTGATCCTAACCATTATCTTCTTCCTTTCGGTGGCCATTACCTCGGGTGCCATGTTGATCGAGCGTAACGAGGGCATGTTGGAGCGATGCCTGGTGGCGGGAATCACGGGTCCGGAAATCCTTCTCTCCCAGGTGGTCACCCAGTTTACGGTGATGCTCAGCCAGACGATCTTCGTGTTGATAGTTAGTTTCTATTTCTTTGAGCTGACATTGGTGGGCGATATTTGGCTGGTGGTGGCCCTTTGTATCCTGAACGGACTGTGCGGAATGAGCTTTGGATTTGTTATATCCTGTGCCGTGGATACGGAGCGAACGGCCACATATGTGGCCATGGGCTCATTCCTGCCCATTGTGATGTTGTGCGGCATTATCTGGCCCATCGAGGGCATGTTCCCGCTGCTGCAGTTCGCCACCGCCTTCCTGCCACTCACCAAGCCCACGGAATCGATGAGGTCGATCCTGCAACGCGGCTGGGGCATTGACAATCCGGCCGTGTACAATGGCTTCATTTCGATTTCATCCTGGGTTCTGGTGTTCCTCATACTCACTATACTGCTGCTCAAGTTCAAAAAGGGTTAG
- the LOC6503423 gene encoding protein phosphatase 1B has protein sequence MGGFLDKPETDKDFDVGTGNGLQYCVSSMQGWRMEMEDTHAAAIGINEAFPSWSYFGVFDGHAGKAIALQCAEDLLNTIVKTDQFSKMQIELGIRTGFLRLDDEMRKGVEKTGGSTAICCFVAPKKLYFANCGDSRAVLCRNGRAAFSTFDHKPTSAIEKDRIQKAGGSVMIKRVNGTLAVSRAMGDYDFKGDLTRGCCEQLVSPEPDVTVLERLASDEFIILACDGIWDVISNDDLCAFIHSRLCISWDLPEIVNSVLDICLHKGSRDNMTLMIVILPGAPTIDKDAVAADKNLDNNIAQMAREVMAKNEIFDYEVLVHIMKRMASNIHNLPPGGGIFSKYHVIEQVYQEAYPNKPREFHDYYTI, from the coding sequence ATGGGTGGCTTTTTGGATAAACCAGAGACCGATAAGGACTTCGACGTCGGCACAGGAAATGGTCTACAGTACTGTGTCAGCTCCATGCAGGGCTGGAGAATGGAAATGGAGGACACACATGCCGCGGCTATTGGCATAAATGAGGCCTTCCCGAGCTGGTCCTACTTTGGGGTCTTCGACGGACATGCAGGTAAAGCTATAGCACTGCAGTGCGCAGAAGACTTGCTGAATACCATCGTTAAAACCGATCAGTTTTCAAAAATGCAAATCGAATTGGGGATACGGACGGGCTTCCTGCGCTTGGACGACGAGATGCGAAAGGGCGTGGAAAAGACCGGAGGATCGACGGCAATATGTTGTTTCGTTGCCCCGAAGAAATTATATTTTGCAAACTGCGGTGATTCCCGGGCTGTGTTGTGTCGAAACGGAAGGGCGGCCTTTTCCACTTTCGATCACAAGCCGACTTCCGCCATTGAGAAGGATCGTATCCAAAAGGCTGGGGGCAGTGTGATGATAAAGCGGGTTAATGGCACCCTGGCCGTTTCTCGTGCCATGGGAGACTATGACTTCAAAGGTGATCTGACCCGCGGATGCTGCGAGCAGCTGGTATCACCGGAACCGGATGTGACGGTGCTTGAGCGCTTAGCCAGCGATGAGTTCATTATTCTCGCCTGCGACGGCATTTGGGATGTGATATCCAATGACGACCTCTGCGCCTTTATCCATTCCAGACTTTGTATATCCTGGGACCTGCCAGAAATTGTCAATTCTGTTCTAGACATTTGTTTGCACAAAGGTAGTCGCGACAATATGACCCTTATGATAGTGATTCTGCCCGGAGCACCGACGATCGATAAGGATGCGGTGGCGGCCGATAAGAATTTGGATAACAATATTGCCCAAATGGCTCGGGAAGTCATGGCCAAAAACGAAATCTTTGACTACGAAGTGTTGGTGCATATTATGAAAAGAATGGCTAGCAATATTCACAATTTACCTCCAGGCGGTGGTATTTTCTCGAAATATCACGTTATTGAGCAAGTCTATCAGGAGGCGTATCCTAATAAGCCACGTGAATTTCACGACTACTACACCATCTAA